A single Primulina eburnea isolate SZY01 chromosome 11, ASM2296580v1, whole genome shotgun sequence DNA region contains:
- the LOC140804833 gene encoding homeobox-leucine zipper protein ATHB-40-like, which translates to MNSDDPMAFFSQYYASEIYSQFVPEQEAAAPNPKPRRRQKKNKGLDEGGGDGLMRKRKLSEEQMNMLEKCFGSEHKLESERKDRLAAELGLDSRQVAVWFQNRRARWKSKKLEEEYSRLKSEHDTTVVEKCCLETQLLKLKDQLQEAEKEIQRLSERGNGFLSNSPTSSFSMDALNDPPFLGEFGMEGLENVFNNGSDNNYGLGLGWDNFYHM; encoded by the exons atgaacTCTGATGATCCAATGGCATTCTTTTCTCAGTACTATGCATCAGAAATCTACAGCCAGTTTGTACCAGAACAAG AGGCGGCTGCGCCGAATCCGAAACCGCGGCGGAGACAAAAGAAGAATAAAGGACTAGATGAGGGCGGTGGAGATGGGTTGATGAGGAAGAGGAAGCTGAGCGAGGAGCAGATGAATATGCTGGAGAAGTGTTTCGGGAGTGAGCATAAATTGGAGTCGGAGAGGAAAGATAGGCTGGCAGCTGAGCTGGGGCTGGACTCTCGGCAGGTGGCGGTGTGGTTCCAGAACAGGCGCGCGAGGTGGAAGAGCAAGAAGCTGGAGGAGGAGTATTCCAGGCTCAAGTCCGAGCACGACACCACCGTCGTCGAAAAATGCTGCCTCGAGACTCAG CTTCTGAAGCTCAAGGACCAACTCCAAGAAGCCGAGAAAGAGATTCAAAGACTATCAGAGCGTGGCAACGGGTTTTTGAGCAACAGCCCGACTTCGTCCTTCTCGATGGACGCCTTGAACGATCCTCCTTTCCTCGGAGAATTCGGGATGGAAGGACTCGAGAATGTGTTCAATAACGGGTCGGATAACAACTATGGATTAGGATTAGGTTGGGATAATTTTTATCAtatgtaa